One window from the genome of Vicugna pacos chromosome 21, VicPac4, whole genome shotgun sequence encodes:
- the F11R gene encoding junctional adhesion molecule A: MGTMAKAGWKQLLLFTSVILCSLALGRGAVYSSEPEVRVAENKPATLSCSYSGFSSPRVEWKFTHGDITSLVCYNNKITASYENRVTFSDSGITFSSVTRKDTGMYTCMVSDEGGNTYGEVTVQLIVLVPPSKPTINVPSSATIGNRAVLSCSEKDGSPPSEYFWFKDGVQMPTEPKSNRAFSNSSYSLNHKTGELIFNPVSAFDAGDYTCEAQNGYGSPMRSDTVHMEAAELNVGGIVAAVLVTLILLGALIFGIWFAYSRGYFDRAKKGTSSKKVIYSQPTARSEGEFRQTSSFLV; encoded by the exons GCTCCCTGGCGTTGGGCAGGGGTGCAGTGTACAGTTCTGAACCAGAAGTCAGAGTTGCTGAGAATAAAC CTGCCACGTTGTCCTGCTCCTACTCGGGCTTTTCTTCTCCCCGAGTGGAGTGGAAGTTTACCCATGGCGACATCACCAGCCTCGTTTGCTATAACAACAAGATCACAG CTTCCTATGAGAACCGAGTTACTTTCTCAGATAGTGGCATCACCTTCAGTTCTGTGACCCGGAAAGACACCGGGATGTATACTTGTATGGTCTCTGATGAAGGCGGCAACACCTATGGCGAGGTCACCGTCCAGCTCATTGTGCTTG tgcctccatccaAGCCTACCATCAACGTCCCCTCCTCTGCTACCATCGGCAACCGTGCAGTGCTGTCCTGCTCAGAGAAAGACGGTTCCCCGCCATCTGAATACTTCTGGTTCAAGGATGGGGTACAGATGCCTACGGAGCCCAAGAGCAACCGTGCCTTCAGCAACTCTTCCTATAGCCTGAATCACAAGACAGGAGAGCTG ATCTTCAATCCTGTGTCGGCCTTTGATGCTGGAGATTACACTTGTGAGGCACAGAATGGATATGGGTCACCCATGAGGTCAGACACTGTGCACATGGAAGCTG CGGAGCTGAATGTAGGGGGCATTGTGGCAGCTGTCCTTGTAACACTTATTCTCCTTGGAGCCTTGATTTTTGGCATCTGGTTCGCCTATAGCCGAGGCTACTTTGACA gaGCAAAGAAAGG GACCTCAAGTAAGAAGGTGATTTACAGCCAGCCCACTGCTCGCAGTGAA GGAGAATTCAGACAGACCTCATCATTCTTGGTGTGA